The proteins below come from a single Rhizobium lentis genomic window:
- a CDS encoding MFS transporter: MSVSYRWVIVAVGALMSCVAIGAMFSLAIFQEPIATATGWSHVGIASAMTLNFIVMGVGGFLWGAASDRFGPRIVVLIGSVLLGLALVLASRADTLLQFQLTYGILVGLAASAFFAPMIAATTAWFDENRGLAVSLVSAGMGVAPMTISPFARWLITEYEWRPAMLIIGIATWVLLVPAGLLVKRPPAESVDAGTEFAADGARPQLSKVFRSPQFIVLGLTFFACCAAHSGPIFHMVNYATICGVAPMAAVSIYSVEGLAGLGGRLLYGSLADRLGVKPVLIAGLLVQAAALATYLMVSELTEFYALAIVFGSAYGGVMPLYAVLAREYFGQRIIGTVLGAATMLSSLGMAFGPLIGGWIFDTFANYSWLFIGSAMVGLGAAAIALAFPPLGRREQEAVLGVSS, encoded by the coding sequence ATGAGTGTTTCTTATCGTTGGGTCATTGTCGCCGTGGGCGCTTTGATGTCGTGCGTTGCCATCGGCGCGATGTTCTCGCTGGCGATTTTCCAGGAGCCGATCGCGACCGCCACCGGCTGGTCGCATGTCGGGATCGCCAGCGCGATGACACTGAATTTCATCGTCATGGGCGTCGGCGGCTTCCTCTGGGGTGCGGCAAGCGACCGTTTTGGCCCGCGTATCGTCGTGTTGATAGGCTCCGTGCTGCTCGGCCTGGCGCTGGTGCTGGCGAGCCGCGCCGACACACTCCTGCAATTTCAGCTGACCTACGGCATCCTGGTGGGATTGGCCGCCAGCGCCTTCTTCGCGCCGATGATTGCGGCGACAACCGCCTGGTTCGACGAGAACCGCGGTCTTGCCGTGTCGCTCGTCTCCGCCGGCATGGGCGTGGCGCCGATGACGATTTCGCCTTTCGCGCGTTGGCTGATCACCGAGTATGAATGGCGACCGGCAATGTTGATCATTGGTATCGCGACCTGGGTGCTGCTGGTGCCGGCCGGCCTGCTGGTCAAGCGTCCGCCTGCTGAGAGCGTCGATGCGGGAACCGAGTTTGCCGCCGACGGCGCCCGGCCGCAGCTGTCGAAAGTCTTCCGCTCGCCGCAATTCATCGTGCTCGGCCTCACCTTCTTTGCCTGCTGTGCTGCCCATTCCGGCCCGATCTTCCATATGGTCAATTATGCGACGATCTGCGGCGTCGCGCCGATGGCGGCCGTCAGCATCTATAGCGTCGAAGGTCTGGCGGGCCTCGGCGGCCGGCTGCTCTATGGCAGCCTTGCCGACAGGCTAGGCGTGAAGCCGGTCCTGATCGCCGGCCTCTTGGTGCAGGCGGCGGCGCTCGCGACCTATCTCATGGTCAGCGAGCTGACGGAGTTCTACGCGCTCGCCATCGTCTTCGGCAGCGCCTATGGTGGCGTGATGCCGCTCTATGCGGTGCTGGCGCGGGAATATTTCGGCCAGCGCATCATCGGTACCGTCCTCGGCGCAGCGACGATGCTCTCCAGCCTCGGCATGGCCTTCGGCCCTCTCATCGGCGGCTGGATCTTCGACACGTTCGCCAATTATTCCTGGCTGTTCATCGGCTCCGCGATGGTCGGGCTCGGGGCGGCTGCGATCGCGCTCGCATTTCCGCCTCTTGGCCGCCGGGAGCAGGAGGCGGTCTTGGGCGTGTCTTCTTGA
- a CDS encoding transglutaminase-like domain-containing protein: MASYLHADRVIATPAALCAAPAILRRSSCCDFDSALTIFFDRPRCLHKAPIPLCRRSGLRWRAEGGANVSNQDQAPLQNPWQNRRIGSPSTRFIMNATTLSALCAGDDSEQRRQHEHYARHSAFSTPGRHSALLDMLPSDPAGVARTAQALLIYEHAAEPFYGYRVPEARRGESHIRPMEKMLDTLLVLDDRPLSVARPPEKRLVGICRHYMLLSVAILRQHGIPARGRGGFATYFNPGKFEDHWVCEYWKSADGRWVLLDSQLDEVFIRNLGIGFDIHDVPRARFLTASEAWRRCRSGELDPSLFGIEFEQLRGLWFIAGNLIRDLATLNGREVLPWDVWGAQPALNATLSHSELDFFDEVALITADPDANFDALSRRFSEDNKLRLPQTVFNSLRRRQESVLEG; the protein is encoded by the coding sequence ATGGCTTCATACCTCCATGCCGACAGAGTGATCGCGACGCCGGCGGCTCTTTGCGCCGCGCCCGCGATCTTAAGACGCTCGAGCTGCTGCGATTTCGACAGCGCGCTCACAATCTTTTTTGATCGGCCGCGCTGTCTTCACAAAGCTCCAATCCCATTGTGCCGGCGATCCGGCCTGAGATGGAGGGCGGAGGGCGGCGCAAATGTCAGCAACCAGGATCAAGCACCCCTTCAAAACCCATGGCAGAACAGGCGTATTGGCAGTCCAAGCACGAGGTTTATCATGAACGCCACCACCCTTTCCGCCCTTTGCGCGGGCGATGACAGCGAGCAGCGTCGCCAACATGAACATTATGCAAGACATTCTGCCTTTAGCACGCCCGGCCGCCATTCTGCGCTCCTCGACATGCTGCCGTCCGATCCGGCCGGCGTTGCCCGCACGGCACAGGCCTTACTGATCTACGAGCACGCCGCAGAACCATTCTATGGTTACAGGGTTCCCGAAGCGCGCCGCGGCGAAAGCCACATCCGGCCGATGGAGAAGATGCTCGATACATTGCTGGTGCTCGACGATCGTCCGCTCTCCGTCGCCCGGCCGCCCGAGAAGCGTCTGGTCGGAATCTGCCGCCATTACATGTTGCTGTCCGTCGCAATCCTTCGCCAGCATGGAATTCCCGCCCGTGGCCGCGGAGGCTTCGCCACCTACTTCAATCCGGGCAAGTTCGAGGATCATTGGGTCTGTGAATACTGGAAATCGGCTGATGGCCGCTGGGTCCTGCTGGACAGTCAGCTCGACGAGGTTTTCATCCGCAATCTCGGAATTGGTTTCGACATCCATGATGTCCCACGCGCCCGATTCCTGACCGCGTCCGAGGCCTGGCGCAGATGCCGCAGCGGAGAACTCGATCCGAGTCTTTTCGGCATCGAGTTTGAGCAGCTTCGTGGTCTGTGGTTCATCGCCGGTAACCTGATCCGAGATCTCGCCACCCTCAACGGTCGCGAAGTCCTGCCATGGGACGTTTGGGGAGCACAACCCGCATTGAATGCGACGCTTTCGCATTCCGAACTGGATTTCTTCGACGAGGTCGCTTTGATCACGGCCGATCCAGATGCAAATTTCGACGCGTTGAGCCGGCGTTTCTCCGAGGATAATAAACTACGGCTCCCCCAAACCGTCTTCAACTCATTGCGACGGCGTCAGGAAAGCGTGTTGGAGGGCTGA
- the pcaF gene encoding 3-oxoadipyl-CoA thiolase, producing MTEAYICDYIRTPIGRFAGSLSQVRADDLGAVPLKALVERNGAVDWEAVDDVIFGCANQAGEDNRNVARMSALLAGLPIAVPGTTINRLCGSGMDAVMSAARAIRAGEAELMVAGGVESMSRAPFVMPKAETAFSRAAEIHDTTIGWRFVNPLMKKQYGVDSMPETGENVAEDYHVSREDQDAFAVRSQAKAAAAQANGRLAKEITPVTIPQRKGDPVVVDKDEHPRATTMEALAKLATPFKKEGGTVTAGNASGVNDGAAALIVASEAAARKYGLTPIARILGGAAAAVPPRVMGVGPIPASRKLMARLGMTQEQFDVIELNEAFASQGLAVLRELGIADDDARVNRNGGAIALGHPLGMSGARITGTAALELAETGGRYSLSTMCIGVGQGIAIALERV from the coding sequence ATGACTGAAGCCTATATCTGCGATTATATCCGGACGCCGATCGGCCGCTTCGCCGGCTCGCTCTCGCAGGTGCGCGCCGATGACCTCGGCGCCGTCCCGCTGAAAGCGCTGGTGGAGCGCAATGGCGCCGTCGACTGGGAAGCCGTCGACGACGTCATTTTCGGCTGCGCCAACCAGGCAGGCGAGGACAACCGCAATGTCGCGCGCATGTCGGCGCTCTTGGCCGGCCTGCCGATCGCGGTTCCAGGCACGACGATCAACCGGCTCTGCGGTTCCGGCATGGACGCGGTGATGTCAGCGGCGCGCGCCATCCGCGCGGGCGAGGCCGAATTGATGGTCGCAGGCGGCGTCGAAAGCATGTCGCGCGCACCCTTCGTCATGCCGAAGGCCGAGACGGCCTTTTCCCGCGCCGCCGAAATCCACGACACGACGATCGGCTGGCGTTTCGTCAATCCGCTGATGAAAAAGCAATATGGCGTCGATTCGATGCCGGAGACCGGCGAGAACGTCGCCGAGGATTATCATGTCAGCCGCGAGGATCAGGACGCCTTCGCGGTGCGCAGCCAGGCGAAGGCAGCCGCGGCACAGGCGAACGGACGGCTGGCCAAGGAGATCACTCCGGTGACCATCCCGCAGCGCAAAGGCGATCCTGTCGTCGTCGACAAGGACGAGCATCCGCGCGCCACGACGATGGAAGCATTGGCGAAACTTGCCACACCTTTCAAAAAGGAGGGCGGCACGGTGACGGCCGGCAATGCCTCCGGCGTCAATGACGGCGCGGCCGCGCTGATTGTCGCTTCCGAAGCGGCGGCGCGAAAATACGGCCTGACGCCGATCGCCCGCATTCTCGGCGGCGCGGCCGCCGCCGTTCCGCCACGGGTGATGGGCGTCGGACCGATCCCGGCCTCGCGCAAGCTGATGGCACGGCTCGGCATGACCCAGGAACAGTTCGACGTCATCGAACTCAACGAGGCCTTCGCCAGCCAGGGATTGGCGGTGCTGCGCGAATTGGGGATTGCCGATGACGATGCGCGGGTCAACCGCAACGGTGGGGCGATCGCGCTCGGCCATCCCTTGGGCATGTCGGGCGCCCGCATCACCGGCACGGCGGCGCTCGAGCTTGCCGAAACCGGCGGACGTTATTCGCTGTCGACCATGTGCATCGGTGTCGGGCAGGGGATTGCGATCGCGCTCGAGCGTGTTTGA
- a CDS encoding CoA transferase subunit B produces MTVDTREDIKLSNAQIAWRAAQDIADGAYVNLGIGFPEMVARYQPPGRQAIFHTENGILNFGEPPAAGEEDWDLINAGKKAVTLKPGAAFFHHADSFAMVRGGHLDVAILGAYQVAENGDLANWRVGSKGVPAVGGAMDLVHGAKQVCVITEHVTKTGEPKLVEKCTFPLTGVACITRIYTSHAVIDIVDGRFVLREKLAAMSLEELQAMTGARLHVEGPVADLVVPHL; encoded by the coding sequence ATGACCGTCGACACCAGAGAAGATATCAAGCTTTCCAACGCGCAGATCGCCTGGCGCGCCGCGCAGGACATTGCCGACGGCGCCTATGTCAATCTCGGCATCGGCTTTCCCGAAATGGTCGCCCGCTACCAGCCGCCCGGCCGCCAGGCAATCTTCCACACCGAAAACGGCATCCTGAATTTCGGCGAGCCGCCGGCGGCAGGCGAGGAGGACTGGGATCTGATCAATGCCGGCAAGAAGGCGGTGACGCTGAAGCCGGGTGCCGCCTTCTTCCACCACGCCGACAGCTTCGCCATGGTACGCGGCGGTCATCTCGACGTCGCCATCCTCGGCGCCTATCAGGTGGCGGAAAACGGCGACCTCGCCAACTGGCGGGTGGGCAGTAAAGGCGTGCCGGCCGTCGGCGGCGCCATGGACCTGGTGCATGGCGCCAAGCAGGTCTGCGTCATCACCGAGCACGTCACCAAGACGGGCGAGCCGAAGCTGGTGGAGAAATGCACCTTCCCGCTGACCGGCGTCGCCTGCATCACCCGCATCTATACGAGCCACGCCGTCATCGACATCGTCGATGGGCGCTTCGTCCTGCGGGAGAAGTTGGCCGCCATGTCGCTGGAGGAGTTGCAGGCCATGACCGGCGCACGACTGCACGTCGAGGGGCCGGTGGCCGATCTCGTCGTCCCCCACCTCTAA